Below is a genomic region from Fusibacter sp. A1.
CGTTTGTAACCGGACTTATACAGGGCGCTTCAGGAGTTGAAAGCACACCGGGATCGACCCTGTCGAATATGATCTTCATGTTCTTGTTTTTTGCAACTTCCTTTGGACCAACTGTTAAGACATTAAAAAAATAGCGTATCAAGCGCTATTTTTTTATGTCTATGATTGGAATCGCTATATGGATCTTGATGGTGTTGTCTCCGTTTCTCGACGCGTGAATCGACCCGAGCAGTCCTCTTGTGACCACATCTGAGATGATCAGGAGCTCAAGGCCTATTGATTTTGTCTGATGTGCGGTGTTGAAGTAGGGTTCAAACATCCTGTCGATGTTGGCATCGAATTCAATGAGCGGATCTGAAAAAGTGATAAGCAGCTCATTCTTGCTTCTGGTGACTTCGAACGACACCTGGTTCTCGATATTGTTTTTGTTAAGTTGAACAGAGTAATTGCATAAAAGACCGATCAACTTGTCGAAAACTGAAGGTGCATGGTAGATCTCAATCTCTTCATCATCGATTTTTTGCGAGAATTTGGTCTTCGACTCCGGGTGTAACATCGACATATTGAGTATGTAGGATTGAATCTGATTGTTGACTTTGATGTGCTCCATATATGGATTGTCATAAGTGTCCAGAAGTACCCTTAAGTTATCCAAGCTGTCTTTCATTGAAGCAAGGCATGAGTTGATCAGAACGATACTGTCGTAGAGCACCTCACGCGTAGTGTCATTCACTGGAGCGTCTTTCATCGAATCAAGCTCCGAAAGCTTTCCAAGTAAAAAGCTGGATGTTGTGATGGCGGTTCCGAGTGGCGTGTTGAGACGATGTGCCAGGTTTTGAATCAGCACCTTCACCGCAGCGTCCTTCTCCGACCTTAAAAGTTTGCTCTGAGTATGAGCCAGTGTTTCAAGTGTCACCTGCAGTTCATCGTTTGTATCTTGAAGTTCTTGGGTTCTCAAGGTTACATTTGTTTCCAACAGGTTCTTCTGTTGTTCATTTTGCTCAAAGGCATCCTGAAGGTAAATCCTCATCTTATCGATGCTAGTCGCAAGCATTCCAAGATCGGTTCTGTTTTTTTCAAGCGAATAGGGCAGTTCATGATCCAAATTGCCATCCCCTATGATTTTGACATACTGCATGATTTCATTGACGGGACTCGTCAACTTATGGCTCACAAAGCTAGTGACAAGAATGGTAATCAAGATACCGACAAGTGCGATGATGACCGACAGGTCACGGGTCTCGTAAAAGGATTCGAAAACCTCCTTGATGGTCGGTGCGACAGCGAGAATCCATCCGTTTTTAAGATGATAAAAGCCCATGATCTTATCTTCTTCGAAAAACAAATA
It encodes:
- a CDS encoding cache domain-containing protein, coding for MKKISNILIVIVAISIIISMALVSSLLISSNLKVIKVQAVEHLELSAVQKGQQLEISLQKIATQMDELANTTASHLDSGLLSTLDNQEQLDELMAHIAPIFKKSASSVKNNVRSYLIFNIDYTKRISQLVFTASDSTLSTYVMQEQLVTKEQLQTQPEKHDWYYRPLELGRGVWSDPFYDSELKVYLITYSTPIIIDGLVVGVIGTDMHFDSFKDLVENVDIYQTGYAFLFNENFDYLVHPLFTQEENLMTVENGTFSYMKPIFETKDTGTIEYLFFEEDKIMGFYHLKNGWILAVAPTIKEVFESFYETRDLSVIIALVGILITILVTSFVSHKLTSPVNEIMQYVKIIGDGNLDHELPYSLEKNRTDLGMLATSIDKMRIYLQDAFEQNEQQKNLLETNVTLRTQELQDTNDELQVTLETLAHTQSKLLRSEKDAAVKVLIQNLAHRLNTPLGTAITTSSFLLGKLSELDSMKDAPVNDTTREVLYDSIVLINSCLASMKDSLDNLRVLLDTYDNPYMEHIKVNNQIQSYILNMSMLHPESKTKFSQKIDDEEIEIYHAPSVFDKLIGLLCNYSVQLNKNNIENQVSFEVTRSKNELLITFSDPLIEFDANIDRMFEPYFNTAHQTKSIGLELLIISDVVTRGLLGSIHASRNGDNTIKIHIAIPIIDIKK